DNA from Desulfarculus baarsii DSM 2075:
AGGCCGATCATGTGCTTGAGCAGCACGCTCTTGCCGCCGCCCGAACGGCCGATGATCACGGTGATCCGGCCGCGGGGGATGGTCAGGTTCAGCCCGTCGAGCACCCGCTGGCGGCCGAAGTTCTTGACCAGATCGCGCAGTTCGATGATGTTTTCCGCAGCCGCCACATCCGCCCTCAAAACATTATCGCCGTCAGGGCGTAGTCGGCGGCCAGGATCAGCACGCTGGCCAGCACGACGGCCTCGGTGGTGGCCCGGCCCACGCCCTCGGCCCCGCCAGAGGTGTAAAAGCCCTTGTAGCAGCCGATCAGCGAGAGGATCAGCCCGAAGATGGCCGACTTGACCAGGCCCATGCCGATGTCGTCGAACTCGACGTATTCGATGATCTTGGCCACGAAAACGCCCTCGTTGATGCCCAGCATCCCCACGCCCACCGCGTAGCCGCCCAGGATGCCGATGAAGTTGGCCACGATCGTCAGCGCCGGCAGCATGATCACCGCCGCCAGCACCCGGGGCAGCACCAGATATTGCACGGGATTGACGGCCATGACGTAGAGGGCGTCGATCTGCTCGGTGACGCGCATGGTGCCGATCTCGGCGGCCATGGCGCTGCCGGCCCGGCCGGTGACCATCAGCGAAGTCAGCACCGGGCCCAGCTCGCGGGTCAGGGCCAGGGCCACCGTCGAGCCGACCAGGCTCTCGGCCCCGAACAGCGAAAAGCCGTAATAGCTTTGCAGGGCGAAGACGCCGCCGGTGAAGGCGCCGGTGAGCATGACCACGTTGATGCTCTTGTTGCCCACGAACTCCATCTGCTTGAGCACCAACCGCATGCGCCACGGCGGCCGCAGCAGCCACAGCGCCGCCTGGGCCAGCAGCAGGACGATCTCGCCGGCCTCGCTCAGGCCGCCCATGGTCTTGCGGCCGATGAATTCGAAAAATCTGCTAAACAATCGCGCGCGCTTTCATCGGAATGGGCCGTTGGCGAGCCTCGCTCGGCCACGTGACGTCGCGGCCGGGCGGCATTCTTACACTATAGTTTTGCCGCGCCGCTTGGTCAAGGAAGCTCCGGGCCGATTTCATTACATTATTGACGTTTGCCCCGCTGGTTGATAATTTTTGTCATGCTGGGGGGTGTCCACGAGGACTGAGAGCGCCGCCGCCAAAGGCGCGACCCCTTGAACCTGATCCGGATCATGCCGGCGGAGGGAACGGCCCGTCCTGTCGCAAACCGTTAGCGCGTTTGTCCTTGGGCCGCGGGTCAGCGGCCTTTCGCTTTTTTCCCGCCGGTTTTTCTTTTGTGGCAGCGGAGGCCAGCCATGCCCACGGCCAGGGTGTTGATCATCGCCGGCAGCGACTCGGGCGGCGGCGCGGGGATCCAGGCCGACGTCAAGGCCGCCACGGTCCTGGGCGGCCACGCCATGACCGTGGTCACCGCCCTCACCGCCCAGAACAGCCTGGGCGTCAGCGCCGTCCACGCCGCGCCGCTGGATTTCGTGCGCGCCCAGTTCCACGCCGTGGTGGGCGACATCGGCGCCGACGCGCTCAAGACGGGCATGCTGCATTCGGCCGAGCTGGTCGAGCTGGTGGCCGAGTTGGCGGCCCCGCTGGCCGCGCCGCTGGTGGTCGACCCGGTGATGGTGGCCAAGGGCGGCGACCGCCTGCTGGCCATCGAGGCCATCGAGGCCCTGCGCCGCCGGTTGTTGCCCCTGGCCGCCCTGGTCACGCCCAATCTCGACGAGGCCGAGGCCATCCTGGGCCGGACCGTGCGCGATCGGCCGGCCATGGAGTGGGCCGCCCGCCAGTTGGTGGAATTGGGGGCCCAGGCGGCCCTGGTCAAGGGCGGCCACCTGGCCGGCGACCCTGGCGACGCCCTTTTTGACGGCCGGCAAGCCTATTTTTTCAGCGCCCCGCGCCTGCACACACCCCACACCCACGGCACCGGCTGCACCCTGGCCACGGCCATCGCCACCCTTTTGGCCCAGGGCCAAGCCCTGGTCCCGGCCGTGGAGCGGGCCCGGCTGTTGGTGCGCCGGGGCATCGCCGCGTCCCAACCCCTGGGCGCCGGCCACGGCCCGGTGGTGGCCCGGGCCGACCTGGACCCGCTGCTGAGCTTGGGCCAGACCCTTGATTCCGCCCTGCAACTGTTGCCCGCCGACCAGGCCGCGCGCCTGCGCGCCGCCAGCCCCCAAGAGCTGGCCGAGCGCCTGGCCCGCGCTGGAAAGGAAGCCTGAAGATGATCGACACCCAACTGACCGCCGCCCGCAAGGGCCAGATCACCCCGGCCATGGCCGCCGTGGCCCAGAGCGAGGGCCTCGACGCCGAAATCATCCGCCAGGGCCTGGCCCGTGGCGTCATCGCCATCCCCTGCAACCCGGCCCACGCCTGCCTGCAACCGCGCGGCGTGGGCCAGGGGCTTGCGGTCAAGGTCAACGCCAACATCGGCACCAGCCCCGACCGCTGCGATCCGGCCGAGGAGCGCCAGAAGCTGCAAGCGGCCCTGGAGGCCGGGGCCGACGCGGTGATGGACCTGAGCACCGGCGGCGACCTTGTCGCCATGCGCCGCCAGATCATCGCCGCCTGCCCCGTGCCCGTGGGCACGGTGCCGATCTATCAAGCGGCGGTGGAGATCACGGGCCAGGGCAAGGGCGTGGTCGATCTGAGCGCCGACGACCTGTTCCGCGTCATCGAGCAGCAGGCCGTCGAGGGCGTGGACTTCATGACCGTCCACTGCGGGGTGAACATGGCCGCCCTGGAGCG
Protein-coding regions in this window:
- a CDS encoding MlaE family ABC transporter permease, coding for MGGLSEAGEIVLLLAQAALWLLRPPWRMRLVLKQMEFVGNKSINVVMLTGAFTGGVFALQSYYGFSLFGAESLVGSTVALALTRELGPVLTSLMVTGRAGSAMAAEIGTMRVTEQIDALYVMAVNPVQYLVLPRVLAAVIMLPALTIVANFIGILGGYAVGVGMLGINEGVFVAKIIEYVEFDDIGMGLVKSAIFGLILSLIGCYKGFYTSGGAEGVGRATTEAVVLASVLILAADYALTAIMF
- the thiD gene encoding bifunctional hydroxymethylpyrimidine kinase/phosphomethylpyrimidine kinase, coding for MPTARVLIIAGSDSGGGAGIQADVKAATVLGGHAMTVVTALTAQNSLGVSAVHAAPLDFVRAQFHAVVGDIGADALKTGMLHSAELVELVAELAAPLAAPLVVDPVMVAKGGDRLLAIEAIEALRRRLLPLAALVTPNLDEAEAILGRTVRDRPAMEWAARQLVELGAQAALVKGGHLAGDPGDALFDGRQAYFFSAPRLHTPHTHGTGCTLATAIATLLAQGQALVPAVERARLLVRRGIAASQPLGAGHGPVVARADLDPLLSLGQTLDSALQLLPADQAARLRAASPQELAERLARAGKEA